A genomic segment from Alteribacillus bidgolensis encodes:
- the cysC gene encoding adenylyl-sulfate kinase codes for MKSLLKFITCGSVDDGKSTLIGHMLYDAKLLFADQEKALELDSKVGSRGGDIDYSLLLDGLMAEREQGITIDVAYRYFTTDDRSFIVADTPGHEEYTRNMAVGASFADLAVILVDATKGVITQTKRHARICSLMGIKHLVLAVNKMDLIDYDQNRFEEIKQEFKQLTYGFNLESVEVIPVSATAGDNITQKSSNTPWYNGLPLLLYLEGIDVHIDIAQDSFAMPVQRVSRPNHDFRGFQGQVEAGNIAVGDEITTLPSNEKAKVKSLLVTDKEVDSAVVGQPATIELDREVDVSRGCVLTTADRIQVTDMFTANILWMDDSPLVPGRNYLVKIGTKILPGTVMSIKHKMDTNTGDEIPADQIHKNELAECDISLSEKMVFDKFDNNEALGGLILIDRVTNMTSACGVIEHSLRRSTNVEWQETDITRGIRAQQKGQKPITLWFTGLSGSGKSTLANEVEKRLVATGHHTMLLDGDNVRHGLNKNLGFKESDRVENIRRIAEVAKLMNDAGVITLTSFISPFESDRNNAREIIGEDYIEIYVSTPLEECEKRDVKGLYKKARAGEIPNFTGISSPYEAPENPEIEIDTSGYSLEEATDYVVKKIMEYLD; via the coding sequence ATGAAGAGTCTATTAAAGTTTATTACGTGCGGAAGTGTAGATGACGGAAAATCAACGTTAATTGGACACATGCTTTATGATGCGAAACTATTATTTGCCGATCAGGAAAAAGCGTTAGAGCTTGATAGTAAAGTAGGAAGCCGCGGCGGCGACATTGATTATTCGCTTCTTCTTGATGGATTAATGGCAGAACGAGAGCAGGGGATTACGATTGATGTGGCGTACCGTTATTTCACAACCGATGACCGTTCGTTTATCGTGGCAGACACACCAGGTCACGAAGAATACACAAGGAACATGGCGGTTGGTGCTTCTTTTGCCGATCTTGCCGTTATTTTAGTCGACGCTACAAAAGGGGTTATCACCCAAACGAAACGCCATGCTAGAATTTGTTCGTTAATGGGCATTAAACATCTCGTTTTAGCGGTTAACAAAATGGATTTAATCGATTATGACCAGAATCGATTTGAAGAAATTAAGCAGGAGTTTAAGCAGTTGACGTATGGTTTTAATCTTGAAAGTGTGGAAGTTATCCCTGTTTCCGCTACAGCAGGGGACAACATTACCCAAAAATCCAGCAATACGCCTTGGTATAACGGACTGCCATTGCTTTTGTATTTAGAAGGTATTGATGTTCACATAGACATCGCACAAGATAGCTTTGCCATGCCGGTGCAGCGTGTCAGCCGGCCAAACCATGATTTCCGTGGTTTTCAAGGACAAGTAGAAGCCGGAAATATTGCCGTTGGGGATGAGATTACCACCCTGCCAAGTAATGAAAAAGCAAAAGTAAAAAGTTTACTAGTAACCGATAAAGAAGTAGATTCCGCTGTTGTTGGGCAGCCTGCAACCATTGAATTGGACCGTGAAGTTGATGTTTCTCGTGGCTGTGTATTAACAACAGCCGACCGTATTCAAGTGACGGACATGTTTACAGCAAACATTCTATGGATGGATGACTCTCCGCTTGTCCCAGGCAGGAACTACCTAGTGAAAATAGGAACAAAAATTCTTCCTGGTACTGTGATGTCGATTAAACATAAGATGGACACGAACACGGGAGACGAAATTCCAGCCGATCAAATTCATAAAAACGAATTAGCCGAATGTGATATATCTCTGTCTGAAAAGATGGTGTTCGATAAGTTTGATAACAATGAAGCACTAGGCGGACTTATTTTAATCGATCGCGTCACAAACATGACTTCAGCCTGCGGGGTGATTGAACACTCCCTTCGTCGCTCAACAAACGTGGAATGGCAAGAAACAGATATTACAAGAGGCATCCGGGCTCAGCAAAAAGGACAGAAACCAATAACCCTTTGGTTCACCGGCCTTTCCGGTTCCGGAAAATCGACTCTTGCCAACGAAGTCGAAAAACGTTTAGTAGCCACCGGCCACCACACCATGCTGCTCGATGGCGACAATGTCCGGCACGGATTAAACAAAAACTTAGGCTTCAAAGAAAGCGACCGCGTCGAAAACATCCGCCGCATCGCAGAAGTAGCGAAGCTCATGAATGACGCCGGTGTGATTACACTTACATCGTTTATCTCGCCATTTGAAAGTGACCGTAATAATGCCAGAGAAATCATCGGTGAAGACTATATCGAAATCTACGTAAGCACACCACTCGAAGAATGCGAAAAACGCGATGTGAAAGGCTTGTACAAAAAAGCCCGCGCTGGAGAAATCCCAAACTTCACAGGTATCTCGAGCCCATACGAAGCACCAGAAAACCCAGAGATTGAAATTGATACAAGCGGGTATTCCTTAGAAGAAGCAACGGATTACGTGGTGAAGAAGATTATGGAGTATTTGGACTAA
- a CDS encoding substrate-binding domain-containing protein, producing the protein MVNRYTDLAKNTPKVTGDNFQTGYDAACHLLKHGHKKIGMIYGVSNVSTTDERIKGYKEALKQYNLSFNESYMELGHATVAGGAAAVKSLLNRHNDISALFVLNDLMTIGAISQIKELFLKIPDDIALIGFGDFASASIVDPPITNIVQPPATIGKTAFDVLLSKIHNPNYNKHIELPPSLIVRKSCGCV; encoded by the coding sequence TTGGTTAACCGTTACACTGACCTTGCTAAAAACACTCCTAAAGTTACGGGGGATAACTTTCAAACTGGATATGACGCTGCTTGTCACTTATTAAAGCACGGTCATAAAAAAATAGGGATGATATACGGTGTTTCCAACGTATCTACGACAGATGAGCGGATAAAAGGCTATAAAGAGGCTTTAAAACAATACAATTTATCCTTTAATGAAAGTTACATGGAACTTGGTCATGCAACCGTTGCGGGAGGTGCTGCAGCAGTAAAATCATTGCTAAACAGACATAACGATATATCAGCTCTTTTTGTACTCAATGATTTGATGACGATAGGAGCCATTTCACAAATAAAGGAGTTATTTTTAAAGATTCCTGATGATATTGCTTTAATCGGATTCGGAGATTTTGCTTCGGCCTCTATCGTAGATCCCCCGATTACAAATATAGTACAACCACCAGCTACCATTGGTAAAACAGCATTTGATGTCCTTTTGAGTAAAATACACAATCCAAACTATAATAAGCATATCGAATTACCACCTTCTTTAATCGTAAGGAAATCTTGTGGGTGTGTATGA
- a CDS encoding GntR family transcriptional regulator, giving the protein MPAPTLKEKAYQEMKKLLLTGEIKPGDFLSERTLVDRLDMSRTPIRSALDRLELDGFIKQSPQQGIVVQELSINKAAEIYELRKALESFVVNKLSNMELTKQQRSIIEENLSLQKRYVEENDIPQFTLKDAEFHHQLITFGFFKLFTT; this is encoded by the coding sequence GTGCCGGCACCAACTTTAAAGGAAAAAGCGTACCAAGAAATGAAAAAATTATTATTGACTGGAGAAATAAAGCCAGGAGATTTTCTATCGGAAAGAACATTAGTAGATCGTCTTGATATGAGTCGTACTCCCATTCGTTCCGCGTTAGATCGTTTAGAGTTAGATGGTTTTATTAAGCAGTCCCCCCAGCAAGGAATTGTCGTACAAGAATTATCCATTAATAAAGCGGCTGAGATTTATGAACTGCGAAAAGCACTGGAGTCTTTCGTCGTAAATAAACTGTCAAATATGGAACTGACTAAACAACAACGCAGTATTATTGAAGAAAATTTATCCTTGCAAAAACGTTATGTGGAGGAAAATGACATCCCACAATTCACGTTAAAAGATGCTGAATTTCACCACCAGTTAATTACATTTGGTTTCTTTAAACTCTTCACTACCTAG
- the bglA gene encoding 6-phospho-beta-glucosidase BglA: MGNMPKDFLWGGALAAHQFEGGWNQGGKGPSVVDVMTAGAHGVSREITETIEEDKFYPNHEAIDFYSNYKEDIALFGEMGLKCLRTSIGWSRIFPKGDEEEPCEEGLQFYDKVLDELLKHGIEPVITLSHFEMPLHLAREYGGFRNRKVVDFFVKFAEVCFERYKDKVTYWMTFNEINNKMDVSNPLFLWTNSGVVVKEGENAKEVMYQAGHHELIASALAIAKGKEINPNFKMGGMVSHVPIYPYSSNPEDIMLAEEYMRQRFFFPDVHVRGYYPNYVLKEFEREGYNIKFEDGDEEILRNGTIDYLGFSYYMSTTVKSDVEKDNTGDIVNGALPNGVENPYIKASDWGWAIDPTGLRYTLNRLYDRYQIPLFIVENGFGAIDTVEEDGSIHDPERIEYLKSHIEALEKAVMYDGVDLIGYTPWGIIDIVSFTTGEMKKRYGMIYVDRDNEGRGSMKRYKKDSFDWYKKVIQTNGEEL; the protein is encoded by the coding sequence ATGGGTAACATGCCAAAAGATTTTCTGTGGGGCGGCGCTTTAGCTGCACATCAATTCGAAGGTGGTTGGAATCAAGGTGGTAAAGGACCTAGTGTTGTTGATGTTATGACCGCCGGGGCGCACGGCGTATCTAGAGAAATAACGGAAACAATCGAAGAGGATAAGTTTTATCCAAACCATGAAGCCATTGATTTCTATAGTAACTATAAAGAAGATATCGCACTATTTGGTGAAATGGGATTAAAGTGTTTAAGAACTTCTATCGGGTGGAGCAGAATTTTCCCGAAAGGGGATGAAGAGGAACCTTGCGAAGAAGGGCTGCAGTTCTATGATAAGGTATTGGATGAACTCTTAAAGCACGGCATTGAACCTGTTATTACGTTATCTCACTTTGAAATGCCGCTCCATCTGGCTAGAGAATATGGCGGATTCCGCAATAGAAAAGTAGTAGACTTTTTCGTGAAATTCGCTGAAGTCTGTTTTGAACGGTATAAAGATAAAGTGACATACTGGATGACATTTAACGAAATTAATAACAAGATGGATGTGAGCAATCCTCTGTTTTTATGGACAAATTCAGGGGTAGTGGTAAAAGAGGGTGAAAACGCGAAAGAAGTCATGTATCAAGCCGGCCATCATGAATTAATCGCAAGTGCATTGGCTATAGCAAAAGGAAAAGAAATTAACCCAAATTTCAAAATGGGGGGTATGGTTTCGCATGTTCCTATTTATCCTTATTCGTCCAATCCAGAAGACATCATGTTAGCTGAAGAGTACATGAGACAGCGGTTTTTCTTCCCTGACGTACACGTTCGTGGTTATTACCCGAACTACGTGTTAAAAGAATTTGAAAGAGAAGGATATAATATCAAGTTCGAAGACGGAGATGAAGAAATCTTAAGAAATGGGACAATAGATTATTTAGGCTTTAGTTATTACATGTCAACAACCGTAAAAAGTGATGTAGAAAAGGATAATACTGGAGACATCGTTAACGGTGCCTTGCCGAATGGAGTAGAAAACCCATACATCAAAGCCAGCGACTGGGGCTGGGCGATTGATCCAACCGGACTCCGATACACATTAAACCGTCTGTATGATCGTTACCAAATACCACTATTTATCGTAGAGAATGGTTTTGGTGCGATAGATACGGTAGAAGAGGATGGTTCTATCCATGACCCAGAAAGAATCGAATATTTAAAATCACACATTGAAGCCTTAGAAAAAGCGGTAATGTATGACGGGGTTGATTTAATCGGTTATACACCATGGGGCATCATTGACATCGTTTCCTTTACAACAGGGGAAATGAAAAAACGGTACGGCATGATATATGTCGATCGAGATAATGAAGGCAGAGGATCCATGAAGCGGTATAAAAAAGATTCATTTGACTGGTATAAGAAAGTTATTCAAACGAATGGTGAAGAGTTATAA
- a CDS encoding GntR family transcriptional regulator encodes MLKYQQIATEIEKYIEDNKLQQGNKLPVLETLMAQFAASKSTITKALDLLEKKGVVYQVRGSGIFVRRHKRKGYISLLSNQGFKKELEGFHITSEVIELDVRKPTEEAAYNLNMNVEDDVYYVKRVQYMNKKTLCLEESFYNKSIITYLNNEIVSDSIFKYINEGLGLKVGFSDMFLQVNKINEEEAKYLGLETGAPGLYIETIYHLTNGQSFDFSKLTYNYEQSQFFIQANSHFL; translated from the coding sequence ATGTTAAAGTATCAACAAATCGCAACCGAAATTGAAAAGTATATTGAAGATAATAAGCTGCAGCAGGGAAATAAGCTGCCAGTATTGGAAACATTAATGGCTCAATTTGCAGCAAGTAAAAGTACTATTACGAAGGCATTAGATCTATTGGAGAAAAAAGGGGTAGTCTATCAAGTTAGAGGCAGCGGAATCTTTGTGAGAAGGCATAAGAGAAAAGGATATATCAGCTTGCTTTCGAATCAGGGGTTTAAAAAGGAGCTGGAAGGGTTTCATATTACGTCAGAAGTCATTGAATTGGACGTAAGAAAACCGACAGAAGAAGCGGCTTATAATTTAAATATGAATGTCGAGGACGATGTGTATTATGTAAAAAGAGTACAGTATATGAACAAGAAAACATTATGCCTCGAAGAATCGTTTTACAATAAGTCGATCATTACGTATTTAAATAATGAAATTGTTTCGGACTCGATATTTAAATACATTAATGAAGGATTAGGGTTAAAGGTCGGTTTTTCAGATATGTTTCTTCAAGTAAATAAGATTAATGAGGAAGAAGCAAAGTATTTAGGGTTGGAAACAGGGGCACCTGGCCTTTACATCGAAACCATTTATCATTTAACCAATGGCCAGTCCTTTGACTTTTCGAAACTTACGTATAACTACGAACAATCCCAGTTTTTCATCCAGGCGAATAGTCATTTTTTATAA
- a CDS encoding LacI family DNA-binding transcriptional regulator: protein MKMTMKDIAKEANVSTATVSHVINGTKHISEEKQNKIMEVIRKYNYIPNSTAKNLRKQSTKTAGLIVSSFPDSFVTGMVYGAEKRAREMGYNLLLINTNENSSYEKETINLLHAQMVDGIILAPTSSGASYLNSFTDDNFPIVLVNRDDPSVKNVPKVTGDNYQTGFDATTHLLKHGYKKIGIIYAVANVSTTVNRIEGYKDALKKYHVPFDDSFIEQGHATVEGGAEAVKSLLNREKDISALFILNDLMTIGAISKIKELSLRIPKDIALMGFGDFASANIIDPPVTNIVLPPETIGKTAFDVLLSKINNPEYNKHIELPPTLITRKSCGC from the coding sequence ATGAAAATGACAATGAAAGATATAGCTAAAGAAGCAAATGTTTCTACAGCTACGGTTTCTCATGTGATTAACGGTACGAAACATATATCAGAAGAGAAACAAAATAAAATTATGGAAGTCATTCGTAAATATAATTATATCCCTAATTCAACCGCTAAAAATCTTAGAAAACAATCTACCAAGACTGCCGGCTTAATTGTATCGAGCTTTCCGGATTCATTTGTAACAGGGATGGTATATGGAGCGGAAAAACGTGCAAGAGAAATGGGATATAATTTACTATTAATTAATACGAATGAAAACAGCAGTTATGAAAAAGAAACCATCAATTTACTGCATGCACAAATGGTCGATGGAATTATCCTGGCTCCAACTTCAAGCGGCGCCAGTTATTTAAATAGTTTCACAGACGACAACTTTCCCATTGTTTTGGTCAATCGCGATGATCCTAGCGTAAAAAACGTACCTAAAGTGACAGGGGATAATTACCAAACAGGTTTTGATGCGACAACGCACTTACTCAAACATGGCTATAAAAAAATTGGCATTATTTATGCAGTAGCGAATGTCTCAACGACAGTAAACCGTATTGAAGGATATAAAGATGCTTTGAAAAAATATCATGTACCATTCGATGATTCCTTTATTGAACAAGGGCACGCTACAGTGGAGGGCGGAGCTGAGGCTGTTAAGTCGTTGTTAAACAGGGAAAAGGACATTTCTGCCCTTTTCATTTTAAATGATTTAATGACTATTGGTGCTATATCTAAAATTAAAGAGTTATCATTAAGAATCCCAAAGGACATTGCTCTTATGGGTTTTGGAGATTTTGCTTCCGCTAATATCATTGATCCGCCTGTAACCAACATTGTCCTGCCGCCCGAAACGATTGGCAAGACGGCATTTGATGTGCTGTTAAGCAAAATAAACAATCCGGAATATAATAAACACATTGAACTGCCGCCTACACTTATTACAAGAAAATCATGTGGGTGCTAA
- a CDS encoding beta-glucoside-specific PTS transporter subunit IIABC: MAEKIRDYPKLAKDILKAVGGEENVLGVSRCATRLRIVLKRSKPAAREEVSEMPGVITVVENNGQFQVVIGQHVGEVYEEFSSLVNVETSDEESESKGTILNRVIATMSAVFAPFIYILAAAGILQGSLILINLLSDSFVETGTYEVLSFISWAPFVFLPIFIAITASKHFKTNTYIAVACCAALVSPTWGEMAGQIAEGNSITFLGLPLTETVYTSSVLPPIFLVWILSYVEKFLNKRMNEVIRPLFVPFFCILIMVPLTILLIGPFTTMGAIWIADGYNFLAENAPAVAGAIIGAFWQVLVIFGVHWGITPMIIANYDLYGRDSFQAYQMIAVIAQVGAVLGVILKAKSQEVRKVSTSAGITGLFGITEPAIYGVTLRFKKPFIFGCISGAIGCIAASFFNPYYFAYAGLPGPLTIVNGIDADYPLSIWGILLGVVIAIILPVTLIQIFGYGVDTAKKAGSENLVEEQAQRGDNSPSNKPQENEESIDAPLIGKVISLSEVPDEVFSSGAMGQGYAIQPSDNKLYGPFDGTVVMVAPTKHAIGLRSEAGVELLVHIGLDTVKLDGKHFTLNVKEGDSFKKGDQLIEFDREVIEKEGIKTTTPIIVTNSADYEEVINEEIENSKLDQKLFTVVK, from the coding sequence ATGGCAGAAAAGATAAGAGATTATCCTAAACTTGCAAAGGATATATTAAAAGCTGTTGGTGGAGAAGAAAATGTTCTTGGTGTTAGTCGTTGTGCCACGAGACTTAGAATTGTCCTGAAGCGATCTAAGCCGGCAGCCAGAGAAGAAGTATCAGAAATGCCTGGAGTCATTACAGTTGTAGAAAATAACGGGCAATTCCAAGTGGTTATTGGCCAGCATGTTGGAGAAGTTTATGAGGAGTTTTCCAGCTTAGTAAACGTGGAAACATCCGATGAAGAAAGTGAAAGCAAAGGAACTATATTAAATCGTGTTATTGCTACGATGTCAGCAGTTTTTGCACCATTTATATATATTTTAGCTGCAGCTGGTATTTTGCAAGGCTCGTTAATATTAATTAACTTATTATCTGATAGTTTTGTAGAAACGGGAACCTACGAAGTGTTAAGTTTTATCTCATGGGCTCCTTTTGTGTTTTTACCTATTTTTATAGCCATTACAGCATCAAAACACTTTAAAACAAACACGTATATCGCAGTAGCCTGTTGTGCGGCATTAGTTAGTCCGACATGGGGAGAAATGGCAGGACAAATTGCAGAAGGAAATAGCATTACTTTCTTAGGTCTTCCATTAACGGAAACGGTATATACGTCATCCGTGCTGCCGCCAATCTTTTTAGTGTGGATTTTGTCTTATGTGGAAAAGTTTTTAAATAAGAGAATGAACGAAGTGATCAGGCCATTATTTGTTCCCTTTTTCTGTATTTTAATTATGGTACCTTTAACGATTTTATTAATTGGTCCTTTTACCACCATGGGGGCCATTTGGATTGCTGATGGGTACAACTTCTTAGCAGAAAACGCACCTGCAGTGGCTGGAGCTATTATTGGTGCATTCTGGCAGGTGCTAGTTATTTTTGGTGTCCACTGGGGAATCACACCAATGATCATAGCGAATTATGATTTATATGGTCGAGATTCATTCCAGGCGTATCAAATGATCGCTGTTATCGCTCAAGTTGGTGCGGTACTTGGTGTGATTTTAAAAGCAAAAAGTCAAGAAGTGCGTAAAGTCAGTACTTCAGCTGGTATTACAGGATTATTCGGCATTACAGAGCCAGCCATTTACGGGGTAACGCTAAGATTTAAGAAGCCGTTTATATTTGGTTGTATTTCAGGGGCGATTGGTTGTATAGCAGCAAGTTTCTTTAATCCTTATTACTTTGCATATGCAGGGCTGCCAGGACCATTAACCATTGTAAATGGTATAGATGCAGATTATCCACTGTCAATATGGGGGATTTTATTAGGTGTTGTGATTGCAATTATTCTTCCTGTTACGTTAATTCAAATCTTCGGATATGGGGTAGATACAGCAAAAAAAGCAGGCAGTGAGAACTTAGTAGAAGAGCAAGCACAGCGTGGAGATAATTCACCATCAAATAAACCTCAAGAGAATGAAGAATCAATAGATGCTCCATTAATAGGTAAAGTAATATCACTTTCAGAAGTTCCGGATGAAGTATTCAGCTCCGGTGCAATGGGGCAAGGGTATGCGATTCAGCCATCGGACAACAAATTATATGGTCCATTTGATGGAACAGTGGTAATGGTCGCCCCTACCAAGCATGCGATCGGCTTGCGATCAGAAGCAGGTGTGGAATTACTTGTTCATATTGGCTTAGATACAGTGAAATTAGATGGAAAACATTTCACGTTAAACGTAAAAGAGGGCGATTCATTTAAGAAAGGTGATCAACTCATCGAATTTGATAGAGAAGTCATTGAAAAGGAAGGAATAAAAACCACTACGCCTATTATCGTAACGAATTCCGCTGACTATGAAGAAGTTATTAATGAAGAAATTGAAAATAGCAAACTAGACCAGAAATTATTTACAGTAGTAAAATAG
- a CDS encoding FAD-binding oxidoreductase gives MSLTVNHVFNDLKAFLKDHQVTMNKTMRVQHSHDESYHKTSLPDVVVFPNSADEVSKIVKVASEHHTPIIPYGLGTSLEGHVIPYDHGITIDFSKMNKVLEVREKDFLVRVQPGITRSQLNKELKKYGLFFSVDPGADATLGGMAATNASGTTSVKYGVMRDQVHDLEVILSDGQMIHTGNLAQKSSSGYHLNSLFVGSEGTLGCITELTLKVYGIPEHIVAARASFTSIDDAVEAVVSILQAGVPIARVELVDEPSMKQANLFSDTNYKEKPTLFLEFHGNEPGLNHDVEFTKEIVADHLCEEIYFEEDNAARNRLWEARHNLAYAYIHGNPGKKLMVTDVCVPISELAGAIKHAREKVNELDLHGGILGHVGDGNYHVLLMLNTNDAEEVKKAEQLNQQIVDYALQRDGTCTGEHGVGIGKMKYQQKEHGQALQVMENIKSALDSKRIFNPNKLIHQKGRSV, from the coding sequence ATGAGCCTAACAGTGAACCATGTATTCAATGATTTGAAAGCGTTTTTAAAAGACCATCAGGTAACGATGAATAAAACAATGAGGGTACAGCATAGTCATGACGAATCGTATCACAAAACCAGTTTGCCGGATGTTGTCGTCTTTCCTAACAGTGCTGATGAGGTAAGTAAGATTGTGAAAGTAGCCAGTGAGCATCATACACCGATTATTCCTTATGGGTTGGGAACAAGTTTAGAAGGTCATGTTATTCCATATGATCACGGTATTACGATAGATTTTTCCAAAATGAACAAAGTGCTGGAAGTACGGGAAAAAGATTTTTTAGTTAGAGTTCAGCCAGGTATCACACGGTCCCAATTAAATAAAGAACTTAAAAAATATGGACTTTTTTTCTCCGTTGACCCTGGAGCAGATGCTACTCTAGGCGGTATGGCTGCAACGAATGCTAGTGGGACGACATCTGTAAAGTATGGGGTTATGCGAGATCAAGTTCATGATTTAGAAGTTATTCTTTCGGACGGACAAATGATACATACTGGGAACTTAGCACAAAAGTCATCGTCCGGTTACCATTTAAATAGTTTGTTTGTCGGTTCAGAAGGAACGCTAGGCTGTATAACCGAATTAACGTTAAAGGTGTATGGCATTCCTGAGCATATTGTTGCTGCTAGAGCTTCTTTCACCAGTATAGATGACGCAGTAGAAGCCGTTGTTTCCATTTTACAAGCAGGTGTGCCTATTGCAAGAGTAGAGCTTGTTGATGAGCCTTCCATGAAGCAAGCGAACTTGTTTAGTGACACGAACTACAAAGAAAAACCTACCTTGTTTTTAGAGTTTCATGGGAATGAACCTGGACTTAACCATGATGTTGAATTTACGAAGGAGATCGTAGCAGATCACCTTTGTGAAGAGATTTATTTTGAAGAGGATAATGCAGCAAGAAACCGTTTATGGGAAGCAAGACACAATCTCGCCTACGCTTATATACATGGGAATCCAGGCAAAAAGTTAATGGTGACAGATGTTTGTGTTCCGATTTCCGAATTAGCCGGTGCAATAAAACACGCTAGAGAAAAAGTGAATGAATTAGATCTTCACGGCGGCATCCTTGGTCACGTGGGGGATGGTAATTATCATGTCCTGCTAATGTTGAATACCAACGACGCGGAAGAAGTCAAAAAAGCAGAACAGCTGAATCAGCAAATTGTGGACTATGCCTTACAGCGCGATGGGACCTGCACTGGAGAACATGGAGTAGGTATCGGTAAAATGAAATATCAGCAAAAAGAGCATGGACAGGCATTACAAGTCATGGAAAACATCAAATCAGCATTAGATTCAAAGAGGATTTTTAATCCAAACAAACTTATTCATCAAAAAGGGAGAAGCGTATGA